CAATTGgccaatttatttttgaaaaagaaggatatatatataagttttccTTTGTCTCGATagaacttttacggtacaatataTTGCCAGTATATACTGGCAGTATATAGAAGGGCATGCTAGGAATTtgctagaaaataaaataacactTTAGTAATTTTTGGTTCAGATTGAATCTAATTGAGAGTACCCGGTGCTAAACCTTATCGTGCACTAGGGGAGAAGCATCCTGAGCGCCATTGTTGACAAAGCACGTGACAATAGCACGGTTTGATGATAGAATAACAAAGAAAAGACAAAATTACTCTTTCAAACTTTATACTGTCATCTAATTAactaaaaaatcaaatcaatctaCACCGTTAGGTTATATATACTTGCAGTATATACTGGCACCGTAAAAATCCTCTTCTCAGTTGCATATGTTTCCTCGTAACAGCAGTCTACCTACCTACCATCATGGGATCCTTTTGAGAATCATACAGGGAATTTCAAGCCTATCAGTTTAAGGACACTTTGATATTTGCATCAAGAGATTCTATATCTCAAAATGCATTCGATATAAGTCAAATTGGCATGATTACAATTTCTATGCCAACATCAACATGAAGCATTAAGCATTAAGCATGACCCCTGAATTAAAGCAGGGCCACAAAATATTTCAGACAAGAAAGAAGCCAAGAACAAATGACTCTATATGTTTCAACTTCTACTTGCAATTTAATCGAGATTCGTTATAGATGTTTATCTCTCGGAGCAATTTTATAGTACTTGAGGAGGTACATGAGGTACCATTTTTTCTGTTATAAATTTGATACCTCTTGATACATAGGAGTAGGTACtaggaggtaccaaattttacagtAAATTTTTGGTACGTACTCAAGAACTGTAAAATTGCTCCTCTCTCGTGGCAAGAACATGGATATACAATAAAACGCCAAAGTTAACAGCTCCATAGGCTTGCCAATGAACAATCTTTCCCAAATTTAATGAGCACAACTACGAGAACAGGGTATTAGTAGCAGCATTTAGCAGCCTAATTAAACAGCAACAGTGCCACATGATACATTCATCAGGATCCACCACACAATCACTGTCAAAAATGCTAAACTAGACTAATAAACTAATCAATGATGAGtaataaaatgaaaaacaatTAAAGATACTGGGATCAATCCTTGTTGAAAGATCAATTCTTTCGAGCCAACTGATCCATCATTCATTCGGCTTCAGCCGCAGCAgccgcgccgccatggccgccgccctccaccggaGGCGGCAgggcgtcgacgacgaggccgcgcaGGCCGGCCTTGAGCTCGTTGTCGCAGAACCTGCGGTACTCGGCGGTGTCGCCGGCCTTCTTGCACACCTGGACCATGACGAGCTCCCGCGTGAGCTCGAACACCTTGGCGGAGATGGCGAGCGCGCCCTTCTGCCCGTTCCGCGTCGCCTCGATGCTCACCTGGCAGTCCTTGGTCCGCGCCGTGAAGCTCACCATCCCGGCGATCTCCTGCAGCTTGGCGATAATGTCGGCCACCGGCGCGCCGGACACGAAGCGCATCCTCTCGCCGCGCTCCTCGAACAGCCCCGACAGGTCGAAGCTCGGCGACGACGCGATGATGTCGAACGCGTTCAGGCTCTTGGGCCGCGGCATGCGCGGCCggggcgggagcgggagcgggagcgggagggaCGCGCTGTCCTCCATGCGGTCGAGCTCGGACAGAGCCGGCGCCGACACCGAGGTGTGCATGCCGCGGGGCGTTCCGGCCACCGGGGTGGGAgattccgacgacgacgaggactcgATCGTGTCGGTGTCGGAGTCGTACAGCTCCGGCTCGCCGTCGAGGCCGTCGAGGCTGCGGAGGCGGTCGTTGCTGTCGATGTAGTAGGTGACCTCCTTGAATCCCCTCTTGAACCACCTCATCTCCATGATCTCTGGTATGGTGATGCGGCGGTCGGGgtcgggctggaggaggcggcgcacgaGACGGGCAAGGTCAGGGCTGAACGACGGCGGGCACTGGAACTGGTTCTGCCCGATCAGGCGGTAGAGCCTGGAGACGTGCTCGTCGGGGAAAGGCTTGCGGCCGGTGAggagcacgtagaggacgacgccgcATGCCCAGACGTCGGCCTTGGCGCCGTCGTAGCCCCGGCGCTTGAACACCTCGGGCGCGAGGAACAGCGGCGTCCCGCAGACGGTCTGGAGGTGGGCCTCTCGCCGCTCCATGTCGGCGAGCGCGGAGAGGCCGAAGTCGGCGACCTTGAGGTTCCCCTGCTCGTCGACGAGGAGGTTGTCCAGCTTGATGTCGCGGTGGAACACGCCGCGGGAGTGGCAgtaggcgacggcggagacgagCTGCTGGAAGAACCGGCGCGCCTCGTGCTcccggaggccggcggcgccgccgctggggcCCCTGCGGAAGTAGCGGtagagcgcgccgccgcggacgtACTCCATGACGACGCAGATGCGGCGCTTGTTGGCCATGACCTCGTGGATGCGGACGACGTTCGGGTGGCGCAGCCGCTGCATGACGGCGATCTCCCGCTTGATCAGCTCCGTGGCGCCGAGCCTGACGAGCTTCTCCTTGTCCATCACCTTGATGGCGACCTCCTCGCCGGTGGCCCTGTGCCGGCCGAGGTACACCTTGGCGAAGTTGCCCTCGCCGACGAGCGGCCCGAACTCGTACCGctccgtcgtcatcgccggcggcttcgtccccgtccccgtccccatGGATCGGAACATGCACgcacgcgcgccgcggcgggcggcggcggcggcgagaggacgCGGATTCTGCTGCTGTTAGGGGGGATCGAGGCAAAGGGCGGCTCGACGATTGGAAGGTGGTTAAATACACGGATCACAAGGGTTTAGCACGCGAGACGCTCGTGAGTTCGATGGAAATCGCCAGCCGTACGCCGCGCCGGTCAATCCTGGCCGTTCTTTTGTTCATGCGGCTAGGATTTTCTGGCCCGTGTATAATTGACAGGGCATATGGACTCATGGAGGCCCATCATAGCTCCCCCTTCACTTTCGTTGACTAGCGGgagttttttttcttacaataaTGTGAGAAAAGGTGATTAATTGAAAAGCTTAATTAGGCTCGACTCGTTGGCATTAATATATCATTGGGTATATTGTAAAAGACAGTCTAGCCTGTTTCGCATAAGCTAACTTCAGttcattttttgtttttggtATAGAGAGTGTATCAATTTGCCATTGAGATCGTGTGCAGGTACAATTCGTTAAAGGACTGCAGCTAATCTCATCTATTGATTTTTCTGCCTCTTCTACTACCGTAGTATCTTTGTCTACCGCAAAACACAGTACTACCTCCAtaccaaaatgtttgacgctgttgacttttttaaaaatgtttcaccgttcgtcttattcaaaaaatttaagtaattgttaattctttttctatcatttgatttattgttaaatatatttttatgtatacatatagttttacacatatcacaaaagtttttgaataaaacgaacggtcaaatatgtttaaaaaagtcaacggtgtcaaacatttaggaaaggagggagtatttttttaacCAAAAATGTTTTCGAAATTAGATCAAACAGATCTGGTGTGTGACCGTTTAAGTTACAGTCACACTATTGACTGCATGAGACCGAATCCATCAATTCATATGCACTGCCGCTAAACTGACCATTTTGTTTGGCTATggttgtacatatatataagcACCCGCTCCGAACCTatctctctgtttcatattagaagtcatttaattttttttattagtaaaatttatttaatattgattaagtttataaaaagtATAGTAACAATTCAAAtataaacaaacatattattaaaatatatttaatgtaaaatttaataaatttaatttgttattatAGATGTTGTTAAATATAAAgaaattttaataattaaaaagtcaaacgatttataaaaaaaatgaaacagatggagtagtaATCGAGAGCAGGACAACGGCACTCATTGTACATAGTTAGTACGGAGTACAATATATATTCAAGAATTCTTCCAGCCATGTCCGGCAGATTAGTGACACGGTGCCCCTTGGTGTCTGTTTGGCGTACGTTTCTCCTGGCAGATAATCGACCAACCAACAACCGTCCAGTGGAAGACACCTGCACGAGATCATTGCATCTGTGAATTGTGATTCTGGTCAATCTCGACCATGATTGGATTTCTAATTAACCAAGTCATTAATTACAataatcgtcgtcgtcgtcatatCATCACGAGGACCTACAAAAATTAATATCCTAGCTACAGGAGCTAGTTTAATCCAGCTAATTAACAAGCTAGCCGACTCAAACGTCACGCGTACAGGCAACTGACGCCTGGATCGTGCATGATATGCATGGTTTTGCCTGACAAACGATCAGACACACAGCTGGGAATGATTCATGTATACGCGTATGCTGAACAAGTGATCAAGCCGCGAAAAGAGGAGGAAAATGTTACCCCATCTTttgcaaaatataaaaagtttcaGAATTGAATACGAGTATTATGAAAATTGATAAACTTAAAGAAATATTATGATTGGTTAAGAAAAGTAGGTAGATACAAAATTTGAACAGTTAAAGGTTATGATTTGTTAAGGAAAAATTATAGatgaaaaattattatattttgaaacaaaatttaaatgttagaagttgttatattttgtgaGGAAGTGGGCTTTTGGTCTTGAATctttactacttaaaaaattcatagtggtggtggtgagtccTGAACGATCAAATGGTTAACATTCATCGGAGAATCCTCTCACAGGAATCAGCGGATGAGATTTTCTCCCACGATCCACCCGTCGCACCCCTTCTCATCTCCCCGATCCGCATcgcgctccctctctctccgatcCGTAATTTCGCATCGCACTCCCCAGCCCCCCAtccttcctcctcggcgcgCTGCCTCCTCACCCCACCGACGCGCCGCCTTCCCATCCCGCCCAACCCACGCCTTCTTCTCCGGTTGTCCTCCCTCCGTATTGTGCCGTCCCTCGctccgccccctccctctccatcGCGCCACTGCCCCCTCCATAAACCATAACCTCCCTCAAATCCCGATCATCTGCGCAGCCGTCATTATCGTCAGACCGAGTTCTTCGATCATCACCCTCCGTTGCCGCCACTGCATCGGACCCATCGAAATGGTGGATAGGAATGCGGACCTCAGTATGGTTGAGGGGTAGGACGAGATGATGGCGGTGGTTGCAGGCGCGCCCACCAGCACAATCGCTGGAGTGTGGAGCTAGAGGAGCGCGCCCGCTGCTGCGAGTCACCGGCGGTGTCGTCGGCATCATCGTCAGCTAGCTCTGCATATTAAAAACATAATATGAGTTGTCAAGTAAAGTTAGTGCAATGTAATAAGATGTTTTTAATTTACCTATGAGAATCACTATTAGTATTTCCTCTTGCATCAATTTAGTGGAAGATATCAAAAAACAACAGAAGATATTCAAAAGGGAACTATTTGGATGGAAATATGCATATATTGATGGATTATCAACACCTGGAAGCTAATGGTAAATACAATTTATTTTTCTCGATAGCCTAGCAACATAATTTCATTAGGATAAAACCTTTATTCGTACCTAATATATTTCCCTCTTGCTAAGATTTAGCTCAGGGTATTCTTCATTCAATGGCCTAGCCAGATCCATGCTGCATGTTAATTATGACATGGGTTGTGCTGTTTCTTGGTGGAGAAGATCGTTAAGTATCTCCTGGCATGCATGCCGCTGCCATTAACATTCTTTCTTGATGGCTGTGAGCTTGTCATATTTTATCTGGTGTTATCCCGGCTGATGAGCATCccattcgattttttttctttgtttacaTTGGTTAAGCTTGATGCATTTTTCAGATTTGCTTCCATGGATCAGTTTGGTCAGGTAGTCTTGTTGCAATGTAGAGTTTTAGATATGAACGGTTCATATACTTCATATCATAGTTGTACATAGTGGTTTGTTCTAATCATTCCCATCTGATTCTTGGGAATAGCCAAATCAGTACATGGTCAGATATTAGGAAGGAAGAGCAGTATAATATCTATGTGCAGTTTAGTTCTAATTTACCGGCTATTCTCACACGTTGGCTTTTTTATTGACTGAGATATCATTTTTCTTCTGTTTTCACTGCAGTCCAAATGTGCTGGTCAATTCATAATCGATCATCAGGCCTGGAATTTGTCTCAAGGTATATACATGGAATAGCGTTCCAATATGAGTAGTGACTAAAGCAGATTAATTTGAATTGTGAACTCTTTTACCAAGTGAACAGAGACTGTCAAATAATCAGGTAAGTACTAAAATCCTATTGATCACTATAAAATTACAATCTCATTTGATGTTGCCTTTTTCCTGGTGATCATACGAGTGACCCCTTTTTTTCATGCTTCAAAGGTATATGGTTTTGTATAAAATTCCATTTCTCAGTATAGAAGTTAAAACTCTCATTTTTGTCTGAACTAATAAACTATTGTTCTTCTCCAAGATTTGTTCACTAAGTTGCAATTGATAGcacatttttatattttcttggTGCGTCCATTTGTGCCTCCACAGTTGCCTCATATGCTACCACTGACATTTCTTATTATTCATTCCTATTTCTTAGAGAATTGTATTTATCTATGCAAAATTTCAACTCGATGTATTGAGGATTCTATAAGCTTTTAAAGATTACCGTGAACACATAGTGTACTATCCAGAGAATTACTCAGATTCATTTATGTCTTTAATGGATTGGATTCCATGTAAATTCAGTTGTAATCCTTTAAGATGATTTtcagttttatatatatatatatatatatatatatatatatatatatatatatatatatatatatatatatatatattgtctgTTCAAGGCATATAACTTGAAATTTAGCATGTACCAAAATATTATTATCAGTAGACCCCAGAAAGGTCACACTACAATTTTGATTTATCAAGTGCATGACCCTTGATAAATTTACTCATGTGTGTGATGTCCGTGACTGCTTCCCGAAGCACcaaccaattttattttgaggAAAACATCAACTAACTATGTATCACCTAAGAGGGTAATATTCAGAACTTGTGATCTTAGAAAATGAAACCGTATTCTTCTGTGCCAATGTCTAATGGTTAGAGAAAATTCTTTTCAAATATACCTGATATTCTGATACATTAACCATATTCCTTTGTTTAGAGAGGAACATTAGCCACATTCTATCCTCTTCATTTGCCAGTCATAACAGGCGAGATGCTttaatgcatatattttttgcagttgcaacgcacgggcacccaACTAGTTTCTTAAGAAAGCTGTAGTAGTCCAGAGTGAACAATGTCACTATATTCATTTAGGCCTTGTtaagttcctaatttttttttctaaaaaacatcgaatctttggatacatgcatggagcattaaatatagataaaataaaaaactaattgcacagtaactcatatatgctaatgacagattaactAGGCTTAATAAACTTGTATCGCGGTTTCcgagcgagttatgaaattagttttttttttcattcgtgtcaagaaaaaccccttccgatatccggtcaaacgtctaaTATAACACCCAAAAATTTCTTTTTCGCGATCTAAACAACGCCTCAATTACGTACGAGGCAGAAAAACGTTCCTAcctttcccctttcccctccgcCTGCTAGAGTAACCTTCAATTTTCTTCCCTTCCGGCCCCTCTTCCCCTTCGATTCCGGCGGTTTGTCGCCGGCGAAGGTTGGAGGAGGGGTCCGGCCATCTTCCCCCAATAGTATAGATTGTCGGGTAGTCCTGTTAATCGAGCTAGTCTCGTGTTCTAGAGTCCACCGGCGTTGCTTCCTATGGCAGTGTCCGGTTTAGAAATCTTTAGATTTAGTGAAGGTTGGAAGTGGTGGCAATTTGATTTCTCAGGATCGAATTGTATCTCCGTCGACGGAGACTCCTTTTTGCAAAGGTCCCTTCTGTTGATGGGGGAGACGATGGAGACGGGGCCGCTGGTTTTCCCGGCGGCGTTGGCCTCTGTCCCGCTTGTGCACACTGCTGCGCATGCGATGGACATGGAGCCAAAGCGGAGGGACTGCTTGCTTCTTCTGCCATGACGCGCCAAATCCCTGTTCTTCCTCAAGCTAAAGAATCTTCCCTGGATGATGGCTCACCGGAGGCTCTTCACCATCTCGCCGATGATAATCGAGTGCCGGCCCCTGCGTTGTTATTGTCAGCGTTGCCTTTCCGATATTGCTCGTGATGATCGAGGGCCTGACAACGACAGTTCAAGATTTTACAACCAGTCCAAGCAGGTTCAGCATCAACAACCCCATCTTATCCGAATCCTTTGAGACCTTTGTGGATGGATGCATGCACTGTCCAAGATCTTGTAATTTTAACTTGCAGGCTGCCTCTTCCTTAATCATCTTGGTCGTCTCAGCAAGACAGAAGATATCATACAACCTTTCAAATGCTCCTTTGCTGAAGGTTTACTGTTTTTCGAATTTGCCCTCTTGCTTGTTTCCTAACAGAAGAAACCACGCAGGGTTTGTCATTCGGGTTGAGCTCGAACCACCTATGTAACCTTGGTTGACAGGTTTGTTGTTAAAGCTCCTCAGATTCAACGACAAACTCCGTGGAAACCCTTTGCTGAGTCCGGTGATGCTCACACCAAAATCCACGGCCCAGCAACAAACCTCTTTGTGCCGTTTCCATGGAGACAGCCGATGGGGATTAATGGCTTGTCAAGTGGAGTGCACGTCAAATGAGGCCCAAGGGAGCAGTCGTCGCGGCAGTGCCGCACGATGGCTTGTTGTTATCTGTTTTTATCTTTGAATATGTAATGGGGTTTATCCCCTAAAATCTGCTCTTGCTTAATAAAGTTTATagttttcaataaaaaaaattacgtacGAGGCCGGGTACTACAGTGAACACGTACGTGTACGCATGTATGCTGCGCAAGACCATCCGCATCTCACGTTACGGCACCGGAATGGACTGCAGGTGGCGCTTGACCGATCGACAGAGAGAGTATTTCGGTGGGAAAGCTTGCCCCCAAGTCTGCGTAACTACAGAGAATGTAGTTAATGTGCGCCGCGATCGAGCCAGCCAGCTGTTCCGTTCCGCGCGCGTGTGAGCTCTTTTTTCTCTGCTCTAAACGTGCAACGCATCCGGGTCGAGCTCCGAGTATCTCGTGGTATATTCCTAGAGCCGTTTTGCATGCACGCTACCTAGCTTGCATGTTTGGTTGGACGACGGGAGAGGAGGAAACACCCGAGCGAAACGGGCGCGTCCTCCAGGGCT
The Oryza sativa Japonica Group chromosome 6, ASM3414082v1 DNA segment above includes these coding regions:
- the LOC4341236 gene encoding cBL-interacting protein kinase 25, whose amino-acid sequence is MFRSMGTGTGTKPPAMTTERYEFGPLVGEGNFAKVYLGRHRATGEEVAIKVMDKEKLVRLGATELIKREIAVMQRLRHPNVVRIHEVMANKRRICVVMEYVRGGALYRYFRRGPSGGAAGLREHEARRFFQQLVSAVAYCHSRGVFHRDIKLDNLLVDEQGNLKVADFGLSALADMERREAHLQTVCGTPLFLAPEVFKRRGYDGAKADVWACGVVLYVLLTGRKPFPDEHVSRLYRLIGQNQFQCPPSFSPDLARLVRRLLQPDPDRRITIPEIMEMRWFKRGFKEVTYYIDSNDRLRSLDGLDGEPELYDSDTDTIESSSSSESPTPVAGTPRGMHTSVSAPALSELDRMEDSASLPLPLPLPPRPRMPRPKSLNAFDIIASSPSFDLSGLFEERGERMRFVSGAPVADIIAKLQEIAGMVSFTARTKDCQVSIEATRNGQKGALAISAKVFELTRELVMVQVCKKAGDTAEYRRFCDNELKAGLRGLVVDALPPPVEGGGHGGAAAAAEAE